A single window of Rhipicephalus microplus isolate Deutch F79 chromosome 5, USDA_Rmic, whole genome shotgun sequence DNA harbors:
- the LOC119174475 gene encoding uncharacterized protein LOC119174475 isoform X6 — protein sequence MSRNRKLLAAKRVGGPLQNNLNHALTEAFPKFRIKTGFLESEDIDRVLLQGVHLKKRIARELKDSRAKGSATEQSADNSVDEDSADEDSADDSADEDGARKGGAHKDGAGEDGTDEEPADEDYTSKEDASDSSLQYSSLEDSLRVEPVLKESSPDTMQEEVKPASSNSSLPFIYDRKQSRRARATKKPGPTPVTNKDSQAGSSRGVQSEKPEDGDIKEPDEVDPKAVYQDALKEVEGLESIINKLNSGKIYIGRSHEIEVRKLCLALHEFCSRKARNPDVRKRMLDAVRHELSISCPLFVWEEVEFSAPVEQPLQDTSKKTPKKQSEKKKKTKQGTSARKSSAYAKLKKLWSEINKSSESDKNRMRKLLEDTYEDRRAVPPSTLPEFFLDEYILSMEAEIRFGSDISALEEKLRKMAVVLSTALNRDFTIRAVCEYLDEGTSPSLITEGLVPVDYRDNSPRIYTMNGRLWIYTGSPGKTVEITSGRMERALVLCLVLYYIKYIDYPEAFWRVMYVLQFVLIPSDPPPPVPTRKNVPVCQVTYKMRGLLDLLTSNVDQRGPDAK from the exons ATGTCACGAAACAGGAAGCTACTGGCCGCCAAAAGGGTTGGAGGTCCATTGCAGAACAATCTGAACCACGCCTTGACGGAAGCGTTCCCGAAATTTCGGATAAAGACTGGTTTCTTGGAAAGCGAGGACATCGACAGGGTGCTACTGCAAGGCGTCCACTTGAAGA aacGAATTGCCCGCGAGCTCAAGGATTCAAGGGCTAAGGGTTCTGCGACGGAGCAATCTGCGGATAACTCTGTCGATGAGGACTCTGCAGATGAGGACTCTGCAGATGACTCTGCAGATGAGGACGGTGCACGTAAGGGCGGTGCACATAAGGACGGTGCAGGTGAGGACGGTACAGATGAGGAGCCTGCTGATGAAGACTATACTTCGAAAGAAGACGCCTCAGATTCCTCGCTTCAATATTCCTCGCTGGAGGATTCTCTACGCGTGGAACCTGTGCTTAAGGAGTCTTCGCCCGACACTATGCAAGAAGAGGTGAAACCTGCCTCCTCAAACA gtagcTTGCCTTTCATTTATG ACCGCAAGCAGTCGAGAAGGGCACGTGCCACGAAAAAACCTGGACCGACTCCAGTCACCAACAAAGATTCGCAGGCTGGTTCTTCGAGAG GTGTGCAAAGTGAAAAGCCTGAAGACGGAGACATCAAGGAGCCTGACGAAGTTGATCCCAAG GCTGTGTACCAAGATGCATTGAAGGAAGTAGAAGGCTTAGAGTCAATTATAAACAAACTTAACAGCGGCAAGATATATATTGGGAGGAGCCATGAAATTGAAGTTCGCAAGTTGTGCTTAGCCCTTCACGAGTTCTG TTCCAGAAAAGCCAGAAATCCGGACGTTCGAAAGCGCATGCTGGATGCTGTGCGGCACGAACTCTCCATTTCGTGTCCGCTCTTTGTGTGGGAAGAGGTGGAATTCTCAGCTCCGGTAGAGCAACCTCTTCAG GACACTAGCAAAAAAACCCCAAAGAagcaaagtgaaaaaaagaaaaaaaccaaacAAGGGACCTCGGCCAGAAAGTCATCTGCCTATGCAAAGCTCAAG AAACTTTGGTCTGAAATCAACAAAAGCTCTGAATCAGATAAGAATAGAATGAGAAAGCTCCTCGAAGATACTTATGAGGATCGCCGTGCAGTACCACCTTCTACTTTGCCCGAATTTTTCTTGGATGAATACATT CTCAGCATGGAAGCTGAAATTCGATTTGGCTCGGATATCAGTGCCCTTGAAGAGAAGCTGCGTAAGATGGCAGTGGTGCTCTCGACTGCACTGAATCGAGACTTCACAATAAGGGCCGTCTGCGAATACCTAGACGAGGGCACAAGTCCTTCACTGATCACTGAG GGTTTGGTACCTGTGGACTACAGAGACAATTCGCCACGCATCTACACGATGAACGGCCGCCTGTGGATATACACCGGTTCTCCGGGGAAGACTGTCGAAATCACCAGCGGACGTATGGAGCGTGCGCTGGTACTGTGCCTGGTACTCTACTACATCAAGTACATAGACTACCCTGAAGCGTTCTGGCGAGTCATGTACGTGCTGCAGTTCGTCCTTATTCCAAGTGACCCTCCGCCCCCAGTTCCGACACGCAAAAATGTGCCAGTATGTCAGGTAACATATAAGATGCGGGGCCTGTTAGACTTGCTTACTTCTAACGTAGATCAAAGGGGACCAGACGCGAAGTGA
- the LOC119174475 gene encoding uncharacterized protein LOC119174475 isoform X3 — protein MSRNRKLLAAKRVGGPLQNNLNHALTEAFPKFRIKTGFLESEDIDRVLLQGVHLKKRIARELKDSRAKGSATEQSADNSVDEDSADEDSADDSADEDGARKGGAHKDGAGEDGTDEEPADEDYTSKEDASDSSLQYSSLEDSLRVEPVLKESSPDTMQEEVKPASSNSSLPFIYDRKQSRRARATKKPGPTPVTNKDSQAGSSRDSKPWTEHDNQPAGSAENKTDGTAARRKRVSTRSPVPKLEHRPKKGVQSEKPEDGDIKEPDEVDPKAVYQDALKEVEGLESIINKLNSGKIYIGRSHEIEVRKLCLALHEFCSRKARNPDVRKRMLDAVRHELSISCPLFVWEEVEFSAPVEQPLQDTSKKTPKKQSEKKKKTKQGTSARKSSAYAKLKKLWSEINKSSESDKNRMRKLLEDTYEDRRAVPPSTLPEFFLDEYILSMEAEIRFGSDISALEEKLRKMAVVLSTALNRDFTIRAVCEYLDEGTSPSLITEGLVPVDYRDNSPRIYTMNGRLWIYTGSPGKTVEITSGRMERALVLCLVLYYIKYIDYPEAFWRVMYVLQFVLIPSDPPPPVPTRKNVPVCQVTYKMRGLLDLLTSNVDQRGPDAK, from the exons ATGTCACGAAACAGGAAGCTACTGGCCGCCAAAAGGGTTGGAGGTCCATTGCAGAACAATCTGAACCACGCCTTGACGGAAGCGTTCCCGAAATTTCGGATAAAGACTGGTTTCTTGGAAAGCGAGGACATCGACAGGGTGCTACTGCAAGGCGTCCACTTGAAGA aacGAATTGCCCGCGAGCTCAAGGATTCAAGGGCTAAGGGTTCTGCGACGGAGCAATCTGCGGATAACTCTGTCGATGAGGACTCTGCAGATGAGGACTCTGCAGATGACTCTGCAGATGAGGACGGTGCACGTAAGGGCGGTGCACATAAGGACGGTGCAGGTGAGGACGGTACAGATGAGGAGCCTGCTGATGAAGACTATACTTCGAAAGAAGACGCCTCAGATTCCTCGCTTCAATATTCCTCGCTGGAGGATTCTCTACGCGTGGAACCTGTGCTTAAGGAGTCTTCGCCCGACACTATGCAAGAAGAGGTGAAACCTGCCTCCTCAAACA gtagcTTGCCTTTCATTTATG ACCGCAAGCAGTCGAGAAGGGCACGTGCCACGAAAAAACCTGGACCGACTCCAGTCACCAACAAAGATTCGCAGGCTGGTTCTTCGAGAG ACAGTAAACCCTGGACTGAGCATGATAACCAGCCTGCTGGGAGTGCGGAAAACAAGACTGACGGGACGGCGGCGCGGCGGAAGAGAGTCTCCACCAGGTCGCCAGTTCCCAAACTGGAGCACAGGCCAAAAAAAG GTGTGCAAAGTGAAAAGCCTGAAGACGGAGACATCAAGGAGCCTGACGAAGTTGATCCCAAG GCTGTGTACCAAGATGCATTGAAGGAAGTAGAAGGCTTAGAGTCAATTATAAACAAACTTAACAGCGGCAAGATATATATTGGGAGGAGCCATGAAATTGAAGTTCGCAAGTTGTGCTTAGCCCTTCACGAGTTCTG TTCCAGAAAAGCCAGAAATCCGGACGTTCGAAAGCGCATGCTGGATGCTGTGCGGCACGAACTCTCCATTTCGTGTCCGCTCTTTGTGTGGGAAGAGGTGGAATTCTCAGCTCCGGTAGAGCAACCTCTTCAG GACACTAGCAAAAAAACCCCAAAGAagcaaagtgaaaaaaagaaaaaaaccaaacAAGGGACCTCGGCCAGAAAGTCATCTGCCTATGCAAAGCTCAAG AAACTTTGGTCTGAAATCAACAAAAGCTCTGAATCAGATAAGAATAGAATGAGAAAGCTCCTCGAAGATACTTATGAGGATCGCCGTGCAGTACCACCTTCTACTTTGCCCGAATTTTTCTTGGATGAATACATT CTCAGCATGGAAGCTGAAATTCGATTTGGCTCGGATATCAGTGCCCTTGAAGAGAAGCTGCGTAAGATGGCAGTGGTGCTCTCGACTGCACTGAATCGAGACTTCACAATAAGGGCCGTCTGCGAATACCTAGACGAGGGCACAAGTCCTTCACTGATCACTGAG GGTTTGGTACCTGTGGACTACAGAGACAATTCGCCACGCATCTACACGATGAACGGCCGCCTGTGGATATACACCGGTTCTCCGGGGAAGACTGTCGAAATCACCAGCGGACGTATGGAGCGTGCGCTGGTACTGTGCCTGGTACTCTACTACATCAAGTACATAGACTACCCTGAAGCGTTCTGGCGAGTCATGTACGTGCTGCAGTTCGTCCTTATTCCAAGTGACCCTCCGCCCCCAGTTCCGACACGCAAAAATGTGCCAGTATGTCAGGTAACATATAAGATGCGGGGCCTGTTAGACTTGCTTACTTCTAACGTAGATCAAAGGGGACCAGACGCGAAGTGA
- the LOC119174475 gene encoding uncharacterized protein LOC119174475 isoform X1 — translation MSRNRKLLAAKRVGGPLQNNLNHALTEAFPKFRIKTGFLESEDIDRVLLQGVHLKKRIARELKDSRAKGSATEQSADNSVDEDSADEDSADDSADEDGARKGGAHKDGAGEDGTDEEPADEDYTSKEDASDSSLQYSSLEDSLRVEPVLKESSPDTMQEEVKPASSNSSLPFIYESIQGTGTSAMEVGVATVAKESSQSSSSSDRKQSRRARATKKPGPTPVTNKDSQAGSSRDSKPWTEHDNQPAGSAENKTDGTAARRKRVSTRSPVPKLEHRPKKGVQSEKPEDGDIKEPDEVDPKAVYQDALKEVEGLESIINKLNSGKIYIGRSHEIEVRKLCLALHEFCSRKARNPDVRKRMLDAVRHELSISCPLFVWEEVEFSAPVEQPLQDTSKKTPKKQSEKKKKTKQGTSARKSSAYAKLKKLWSEINKSSESDKNRMRKLLEDTYEDRRAVPPSTLPEFFLDEYILSMEAEIRFGSDISALEEKLRKMAVVLSTALNRDFTIRAVCEYLDEGTSPSLITEGLVPVDYRDNSPRIYTMNGRLWIYTGSPGKTVEITSGRMERALVLCLVLYYIKYIDYPEAFWRVMYVLQFVLIPSDPPPPVPTRKNVPVCQVTYKMRGLLDLLTSNVDQRGPDAK, via the exons ATGTCACGAAACAGGAAGCTACTGGCCGCCAAAAGGGTTGGAGGTCCATTGCAGAACAATCTGAACCACGCCTTGACGGAAGCGTTCCCGAAATTTCGGATAAAGACTGGTTTCTTGGAAAGCGAGGACATCGACAGGGTGCTACTGCAAGGCGTCCACTTGAAGA aacGAATTGCCCGCGAGCTCAAGGATTCAAGGGCTAAGGGTTCTGCGACGGAGCAATCTGCGGATAACTCTGTCGATGAGGACTCTGCAGATGAGGACTCTGCAGATGACTCTGCAGATGAGGACGGTGCACGTAAGGGCGGTGCACATAAGGACGGTGCAGGTGAGGACGGTACAGATGAGGAGCCTGCTGATGAAGACTATACTTCGAAAGAAGACGCCTCAGATTCCTCGCTTCAATATTCCTCGCTGGAGGATTCTCTACGCGTGGAACCTGTGCTTAAGGAGTCTTCGCCCGACACTATGCAAGAAGAGGTGAAACCTGCCTCCTCAAACA gtagcTTGCCTTTCATTTATG AAAGCATACAAGGGACTGGCACCAGCGCCATGGAAGTAGGAGTGGCTACCGTTGCCAAAGAATCTTCACAGTCAAGTTCCTCGAGTG ACCGCAAGCAGTCGAGAAGGGCACGTGCCACGAAAAAACCTGGACCGACTCCAGTCACCAACAAAGATTCGCAGGCTGGTTCTTCGAGAG ACAGTAAACCCTGGACTGAGCATGATAACCAGCCTGCTGGGAGTGCGGAAAACAAGACTGACGGGACGGCGGCGCGGCGGAAGAGAGTCTCCACCAGGTCGCCAGTTCCCAAACTGGAGCACAGGCCAAAAAAAG GTGTGCAAAGTGAAAAGCCTGAAGACGGAGACATCAAGGAGCCTGACGAAGTTGATCCCAAG GCTGTGTACCAAGATGCATTGAAGGAAGTAGAAGGCTTAGAGTCAATTATAAACAAACTTAACAGCGGCAAGATATATATTGGGAGGAGCCATGAAATTGAAGTTCGCAAGTTGTGCTTAGCCCTTCACGAGTTCTG TTCCAGAAAAGCCAGAAATCCGGACGTTCGAAAGCGCATGCTGGATGCTGTGCGGCACGAACTCTCCATTTCGTGTCCGCTCTTTGTGTGGGAAGAGGTGGAATTCTCAGCTCCGGTAGAGCAACCTCTTCAG GACACTAGCAAAAAAACCCCAAAGAagcaaagtgaaaaaaagaaaaaaaccaaacAAGGGACCTCGGCCAGAAAGTCATCTGCCTATGCAAAGCTCAAG AAACTTTGGTCTGAAATCAACAAAAGCTCTGAATCAGATAAGAATAGAATGAGAAAGCTCCTCGAAGATACTTATGAGGATCGCCGTGCAGTACCACCTTCTACTTTGCCCGAATTTTTCTTGGATGAATACATT CTCAGCATGGAAGCTGAAATTCGATTTGGCTCGGATATCAGTGCCCTTGAAGAGAAGCTGCGTAAGATGGCAGTGGTGCTCTCGACTGCACTGAATCGAGACTTCACAATAAGGGCCGTCTGCGAATACCTAGACGAGGGCACAAGTCCTTCACTGATCACTGAG GGTTTGGTACCTGTGGACTACAGAGACAATTCGCCACGCATCTACACGATGAACGGCCGCCTGTGGATATACACCGGTTCTCCGGGGAAGACTGTCGAAATCACCAGCGGACGTATGGAGCGTGCGCTGGTACTGTGCCTGGTACTCTACTACATCAAGTACATAGACTACCCTGAAGCGTTCTGGCGAGTCATGTACGTGCTGCAGTTCGTCCTTATTCCAAGTGACCCTCCGCCCCCAGTTCCGACACGCAAAAATGTGCCAGTATGTCAGGTAACATATAAGATGCGGGGCCTGTTAGACTTGCTTACTTCTAACGTAGATCAAAGGGGACCAGACGCGAAGTGA
- the LOC119174475 gene encoding uncharacterized protein LOC119174475 isoform X4: MSRNRKLLAAKRVGGPLQNNLNHALTEAFPKFRIKTGFLESEDIDRVLLQGVHLKKRIARELKDSRAKGSATEQSADNSVDEDSADEDSADDSADEDGARKGGAHKDGAGEDGTDEEPADEDYTSKEDASDSSLQYSSLEDSLRVEPVLKESSPDTMQEEVKPASSNNRKQSRRARATKKPGPTPVTNKDSQAGSSRDSKPWTEHDNQPAGSAENKTDGTAARRKRVSTRSPVPKLEHRPKKGVQSEKPEDGDIKEPDEVDPKAVYQDALKEVEGLESIINKLNSGKIYIGRSHEIEVRKLCLALHEFCSRKARNPDVRKRMLDAVRHELSISCPLFVWEEVEFSAPVEQPLQDTSKKTPKKQSEKKKKTKQGTSARKSSAYAKLKKLWSEINKSSESDKNRMRKLLEDTYEDRRAVPPSTLPEFFLDEYILSMEAEIRFGSDISALEEKLRKMAVVLSTALNRDFTIRAVCEYLDEGTSPSLITEGLVPVDYRDNSPRIYTMNGRLWIYTGSPGKTVEITSGRMERALVLCLVLYYIKYIDYPEAFWRVMYVLQFVLIPSDPPPPVPTRKNVPVCQVTYKMRGLLDLLTSNVDQRGPDAK, translated from the exons ATGTCACGAAACAGGAAGCTACTGGCCGCCAAAAGGGTTGGAGGTCCATTGCAGAACAATCTGAACCACGCCTTGACGGAAGCGTTCCCGAAATTTCGGATAAAGACTGGTTTCTTGGAAAGCGAGGACATCGACAGGGTGCTACTGCAAGGCGTCCACTTGAAGA aacGAATTGCCCGCGAGCTCAAGGATTCAAGGGCTAAGGGTTCTGCGACGGAGCAATCTGCGGATAACTCTGTCGATGAGGACTCTGCAGATGAGGACTCTGCAGATGACTCTGCAGATGAGGACGGTGCACGTAAGGGCGGTGCACATAAGGACGGTGCAGGTGAGGACGGTACAGATGAGGAGCCTGCTGATGAAGACTATACTTCGAAAGAAGACGCCTCAGATTCCTCGCTTCAATATTCCTCGCTGGAGGATTCTCTACGCGTGGAACCTGTGCTTAAGGAGTCTTCGCCCGACACTATGCAAGAAGAGGTGAAACCTGCCTCCTCAAACA ACCGCAAGCAGTCGAGAAGGGCACGTGCCACGAAAAAACCTGGACCGACTCCAGTCACCAACAAAGATTCGCAGGCTGGTTCTTCGAGAG ACAGTAAACCCTGGACTGAGCATGATAACCAGCCTGCTGGGAGTGCGGAAAACAAGACTGACGGGACGGCGGCGCGGCGGAAGAGAGTCTCCACCAGGTCGCCAGTTCCCAAACTGGAGCACAGGCCAAAAAAAG GTGTGCAAAGTGAAAAGCCTGAAGACGGAGACATCAAGGAGCCTGACGAAGTTGATCCCAAG GCTGTGTACCAAGATGCATTGAAGGAAGTAGAAGGCTTAGAGTCAATTATAAACAAACTTAACAGCGGCAAGATATATATTGGGAGGAGCCATGAAATTGAAGTTCGCAAGTTGTGCTTAGCCCTTCACGAGTTCTG TTCCAGAAAAGCCAGAAATCCGGACGTTCGAAAGCGCATGCTGGATGCTGTGCGGCACGAACTCTCCATTTCGTGTCCGCTCTTTGTGTGGGAAGAGGTGGAATTCTCAGCTCCGGTAGAGCAACCTCTTCAG GACACTAGCAAAAAAACCCCAAAGAagcaaagtgaaaaaaagaaaaaaaccaaacAAGGGACCTCGGCCAGAAAGTCATCTGCCTATGCAAAGCTCAAG AAACTTTGGTCTGAAATCAACAAAAGCTCTGAATCAGATAAGAATAGAATGAGAAAGCTCCTCGAAGATACTTATGAGGATCGCCGTGCAGTACCACCTTCTACTTTGCCCGAATTTTTCTTGGATGAATACATT CTCAGCATGGAAGCTGAAATTCGATTTGGCTCGGATATCAGTGCCCTTGAAGAGAAGCTGCGTAAGATGGCAGTGGTGCTCTCGACTGCACTGAATCGAGACTTCACAATAAGGGCCGTCTGCGAATACCTAGACGAGGGCACAAGTCCTTCACTGATCACTGAG GGTTTGGTACCTGTGGACTACAGAGACAATTCGCCACGCATCTACACGATGAACGGCCGCCTGTGGATATACACCGGTTCTCCGGGGAAGACTGTCGAAATCACCAGCGGACGTATGGAGCGTGCGCTGGTACTGTGCCTGGTACTCTACTACATCAAGTACATAGACTACCCTGAAGCGTTCTGGCGAGTCATGTACGTGCTGCAGTTCGTCCTTATTCCAAGTGACCCTCCGCCCCCAGTTCCGACACGCAAAAATGTGCCAGTATGTCAGGTAACATATAAGATGCGGGGCCTGTTAGACTTGCTTACTTCTAACGTAGATCAAAGGGGACCAGACGCGAAGTGA
- the LOC119174475 gene encoding uncharacterized protein LOC119174475 isoform X2 translates to MSRNRKLLAAKRVGGPLQNNLNHALTEAFPKFRIKTGFLESEDIDRVLLQGVHLKKRIARELKDSRAKGSATEQSADNSVDEDSADEDSADDSADEDGARKGGAHKDGAGEDGTDEEPADEDYTSKEDASDSSLQYSSLEDSLRVEPVLKESSPDTMQEEVKPASSNKSIQGTGTSAMEVGVATVAKESSQSSSSSDRKQSRRARATKKPGPTPVTNKDSQAGSSRDSKPWTEHDNQPAGSAENKTDGTAARRKRVSTRSPVPKLEHRPKKGVQSEKPEDGDIKEPDEVDPKAVYQDALKEVEGLESIINKLNSGKIYIGRSHEIEVRKLCLALHEFCSRKARNPDVRKRMLDAVRHELSISCPLFVWEEVEFSAPVEQPLQDTSKKTPKKQSEKKKKTKQGTSARKSSAYAKLKKLWSEINKSSESDKNRMRKLLEDTYEDRRAVPPSTLPEFFLDEYILSMEAEIRFGSDISALEEKLRKMAVVLSTALNRDFTIRAVCEYLDEGTSPSLITEGLVPVDYRDNSPRIYTMNGRLWIYTGSPGKTVEITSGRMERALVLCLVLYYIKYIDYPEAFWRVMYVLQFVLIPSDPPPPVPTRKNVPVCQVTYKMRGLLDLLTSNVDQRGPDAK, encoded by the exons ATGTCACGAAACAGGAAGCTACTGGCCGCCAAAAGGGTTGGAGGTCCATTGCAGAACAATCTGAACCACGCCTTGACGGAAGCGTTCCCGAAATTTCGGATAAAGACTGGTTTCTTGGAAAGCGAGGACATCGACAGGGTGCTACTGCAAGGCGTCCACTTGAAGA aacGAATTGCCCGCGAGCTCAAGGATTCAAGGGCTAAGGGTTCTGCGACGGAGCAATCTGCGGATAACTCTGTCGATGAGGACTCTGCAGATGAGGACTCTGCAGATGACTCTGCAGATGAGGACGGTGCACGTAAGGGCGGTGCACATAAGGACGGTGCAGGTGAGGACGGTACAGATGAGGAGCCTGCTGATGAAGACTATACTTCGAAAGAAGACGCCTCAGATTCCTCGCTTCAATATTCCTCGCTGGAGGATTCTCTACGCGTGGAACCTGTGCTTAAGGAGTCTTCGCCCGACACTATGCAAGAAGAGGTGAAACCTGCCTCCTCAAACA AAAGCATACAAGGGACTGGCACCAGCGCCATGGAAGTAGGAGTGGCTACCGTTGCCAAAGAATCTTCACAGTCAAGTTCCTCGAGTG ACCGCAAGCAGTCGAGAAGGGCACGTGCCACGAAAAAACCTGGACCGACTCCAGTCACCAACAAAGATTCGCAGGCTGGTTCTTCGAGAG ACAGTAAACCCTGGACTGAGCATGATAACCAGCCTGCTGGGAGTGCGGAAAACAAGACTGACGGGACGGCGGCGCGGCGGAAGAGAGTCTCCACCAGGTCGCCAGTTCCCAAACTGGAGCACAGGCCAAAAAAAG GTGTGCAAAGTGAAAAGCCTGAAGACGGAGACATCAAGGAGCCTGACGAAGTTGATCCCAAG GCTGTGTACCAAGATGCATTGAAGGAAGTAGAAGGCTTAGAGTCAATTATAAACAAACTTAACAGCGGCAAGATATATATTGGGAGGAGCCATGAAATTGAAGTTCGCAAGTTGTGCTTAGCCCTTCACGAGTTCTG TTCCAGAAAAGCCAGAAATCCGGACGTTCGAAAGCGCATGCTGGATGCTGTGCGGCACGAACTCTCCATTTCGTGTCCGCTCTTTGTGTGGGAAGAGGTGGAATTCTCAGCTCCGGTAGAGCAACCTCTTCAG GACACTAGCAAAAAAACCCCAAAGAagcaaagtgaaaaaaagaaaaaaaccaaacAAGGGACCTCGGCCAGAAAGTCATCTGCCTATGCAAAGCTCAAG AAACTTTGGTCTGAAATCAACAAAAGCTCTGAATCAGATAAGAATAGAATGAGAAAGCTCCTCGAAGATACTTATGAGGATCGCCGTGCAGTACCACCTTCTACTTTGCCCGAATTTTTCTTGGATGAATACATT CTCAGCATGGAAGCTGAAATTCGATTTGGCTCGGATATCAGTGCCCTTGAAGAGAAGCTGCGTAAGATGGCAGTGGTGCTCTCGACTGCACTGAATCGAGACTTCACAATAAGGGCCGTCTGCGAATACCTAGACGAGGGCACAAGTCCTTCACTGATCACTGAG GGTTTGGTACCTGTGGACTACAGAGACAATTCGCCACGCATCTACACGATGAACGGCCGCCTGTGGATATACACCGGTTCTCCGGGGAAGACTGTCGAAATCACCAGCGGACGTATGGAGCGTGCGCTGGTACTGTGCCTGGTACTCTACTACATCAAGTACATAGACTACCCTGAAGCGTTCTGGCGAGTCATGTACGTGCTGCAGTTCGTCCTTATTCCAAGTGACCCTCCGCCCCCAGTTCCGACACGCAAAAATGTGCCAGTATGTCAGGTAACATATAAGATGCGGGGCCTGTTAGACTTGCTTACTTCTAACGTAGATCAAAGGGGACCAGACGCGAAGTGA
- the LOC119174475 gene encoding uncharacterized protein LOC119174475 isoform X7 — MSRNRKLLAAKRVGGPLQNNLNHALTEAFPKFRIKTGFLESEDIDRVLLQGVHLKKRIARELKDSRAKGSATEQSADNSVDEDSADEDSADDSADEDGARKGGAHKDGAGEDGTDEEPADEDYTSKEDASDSSLQYSSLEDSLRVEPVLKESSPDTMQEEVKPASSNNRKQSRRARATKKPGPTPVTNKDSQAGSSRGVQSEKPEDGDIKEPDEVDPKAVYQDALKEVEGLESIINKLNSGKIYIGRSHEIEVRKLCLALHEFCSRKARNPDVRKRMLDAVRHELSISCPLFVWEEVEFSAPVEQPLQDTSKKTPKKQSEKKKKTKQGTSARKSSAYAKLKKLWSEINKSSESDKNRMRKLLEDTYEDRRAVPPSTLPEFFLDEYILSMEAEIRFGSDISALEEKLRKMAVVLSTALNRDFTIRAVCEYLDEGTSPSLITEGLVPVDYRDNSPRIYTMNGRLWIYTGSPGKTVEITSGRMERALVLCLVLYYIKYIDYPEAFWRVMYVLQFVLIPSDPPPPVPTRKNVPVCQVTYKMRGLLDLLTSNVDQRGPDAK; from the exons ATGTCACGAAACAGGAAGCTACTGGCCGCCAAAAGGGTTGGAGGTCCATTGCAGAACAATCTGAACCACGCCTTGACGGAAGCGTTCCCGAAATTTCGGATAAAGACTGGTTTCTTGGAAAGCGAGGACATCGACAGGGTGCTACTGCAAGGCGTCCACTTGAAGA aacGAATTGCCCGCGAGCTCAAGGATTCAAGGGCTAAGGGTTCTGCGACGGAGCAATCTGCGGATAACTCTGTCGATGAGGACTCTGCAGATGAGGACTCTGCAGATGACTCTGCAGATGAGGACGGTGCACGTAAGGGCGGTGCACATAAGGACGGTGCAGGTGAGGACGGTACAGATGAGGAGCCTGCTGATGAAGACTATACTTCGAAAGAAGACGCCTCAGATTCCTCGCTTCAATATTCCTCGCTGGAGGATTCTCTACGCGTGGAACCTGTGCTTAAGGAGTCTTCGCCCGACACTATGCAAGAAGAGGTGAAACCTGCCTCCTCAAACA ACCGCAAGCAGTCGAGAAGGGCACGTGCCACGAAAAAACCTGGACCGACTCCAGTCACCAACAAAGATTCGCAGGCTGGTTCTTCGAGAG GTGTGCAAAGTGAAAAGCCTGAAGACGGAGACATCAAGGAGCCTGACGAAGTTGATCCCAAG GCTGTGTACCAAGATGCATTGAAGGAAGTAGAAGGCTTAGAGTCAATTATAAACAAACTTAACAGCGGCAAGATATATATTGGGAGGAGCCATGAAATTGAAGTTCGCAAGTTGTGCTTAGCCCTTCACGAGTTCTG TTCCAGAAAAGCCAGAAATCCGGACGTTCGAAAGCGCATGCTGGATGCTGTGCGGCACGAACTCTCCATTTCGTGTCCGCTCTTTGTGTGGGAAGAGGTGGAATTCTCAGCTCCGGTAGAGCAACCTCTTCAG GACACTAGCAAAAAAACCCCAAAGAagcaaagtgaaaaaaagaaaaaaaccaaacAAGGGACCTCGGCCAGAAAGTCATCTGCCTATGCAAAGCTCAAG AAACTTTGGTCTGAAATCAACAAAAGCTCTGAATCAGATAAGAATAGAATGAGAAAGCTCCTCGAAGATACTTATGAGGATCGCCGTGCAGTACCACCTTCTACTTTGCCCGAATTTTTCTTGGATGAATACATT CTCAGCATGGAAGCTGAAATTCGATTTGGCTCGGATATCAGTGCCCTTGAAGAGAAGCTGCGTAAGATGGCAGTGGTGCTCTCGACTGCACTGAATCGAGACTTCACAATAAGGGCCGTCTGCGAATACCTAGACGAGGGCACAAGTCCTTCACTGATCACTGAG GGTTTGGTACCTGTGGACTACAGAGACAATTCGCCACGCATCTACACGATGAACGGCCGCCTGTGGATATACACCGGTTCTCCGGGGAAGACTGTCGAAATCACCAGCGGACGTATGGAGCGTGCGCTGGTACTGTGCCTGGTACTCTACTACATCAAGTACATAGACTACCCTGAAGCGTTCTGGCGAGTCATGTACGTGCTGCAGTTCGTCCTTATTCCAAGTGACCCTCCGCCCCCAGTTCCGACACGCAAAAATGTGCCAGTATGTCAGGTAACATATAAGATGCGGGGCCTGTTAGACTTGCTTACTTCTAACGTAGATCAAAGGGGACCAGACGCGAAGTGA